A window of the Lactuca sativa cultivar Salinas chromosome 5, Lsat_Salinas_v11, whole genome shotgun sequence genome harbors these coding sequences:
- the LOC111887202 gene encoding putative cytochrome c biosynthesis ccmC-like mitochondrial protein codes for MSLALLQPSFLMSKTRSYAKIFIGSRLFLTAMAIHLSLRVAPLDLQQGGNSRIPYVHVPTARMSILVYIATAINTFLFLLTKHPLFLRSFGTGTEMGAFSTLFTLVTGGFRGRPMWGTFSDIYPIMPILVYVSKVDGKFNFSPISVKFLTEGAKVIFALVMLLIQDKNQKIGEKPLLSVSSFVQATRNNVLLVVPARNKAFLYAFNYTLNSFAFFVRILQTPISFKQQKI; via the exons ATGTCCCTTGCATTATTACAACCTTCTTTTTTGATGTCAAAGACCAGAAGCTACGCGAAAATTTTCATTGGATCTCGGTTGTTCTTAACAGCGATGGCTATTCATTTAAGTCTTCGGGTAGCACCACTAGACCTTCAACAAGGTGGAAATTCTCGTATTCCTTATGTACACGTTCCTACGGCTCGGATGAGTATTCTTGTTTATATCGCTACGGCTATAAACACGTTCTTGTTCCTATTAACAAAACATCCCCTCTTTCTTCGCTCTTTCGGAACCGGTACAGAAATGGGTGCTTTTTCTACGTTGTTTACCTTAGTTACTGGGGGGTTTCGGGGAAGACCTATGTGGGGCACCTTTTCGGACATATATCCAATTATG CCAATTTTGGTGTACGTGTCCAAGGTTGATGGGAAGTTCAATTTTAGCCCCATCAGTGTTAAATTTCTAACAGAAGGTGCAAAAGTTATCTTTGCACTTGTCATGCTTCTAATACAA GATAAAAATCAGAAGATTGGAGAGAAGCCACTTCTTTCTGTCTCCAGCTTTGTACag GCAACTCGCAACAATGTGCTTCTTGTTGTTCCAGCTCGCAACAAAGCATTCCTCTATGCTTTTAATTACACTCTAAATTCCTTTGCGTTTTTTGTTCGTATATTACAAACACCAATTTCTTTCAAACAACAGAAGATCtag